Part of the Candidatus Rokuibacteriota bacterium genome, CCACCAGCGTGGAACCGAAGATCAAGGTCTGGGTCACCTTCGAGGCGGTCAAGTTCGGCGACGGGCGCGCCGCGCTCCTCGACCTCATCGATTCGCTCGGCTCCATCAGCCAGGCCGCGGCGCGCGCCGGCATGTCGTACCGGAACCTCTGGGGCTACCTGCGCGAGCTCGAGGCCGCGGCCGGCTTCAGATTCCTCGAGCGGCGGCGCGGCGGAGGCCCCCGGGGCGGCACCCGGCTCACCGGCGAGGGCCGCGCGTTCCTGCGACGCTACCGGCGCTTCCGCCGCGCCATGGATCTGGCGGCAACCCGCCACTTCAGGCGGTCCTTCCCCGAGCGGTAGGCTGCCAGCCTTTCTTCTTGCAATTGTGCTCTGTCCAGCATATTAGTCTCGGGCGAAGAGCTCACTCCGTCCGACATGAGACTCTGGGGCAACGAGTACGACCTGCGCGAGGCTGCGGGCGCCTTCGGCGACCTCGGCACCCTCATCCCCTTTCTCGTCGGTTACCTGACCATCAGCAAGCTCGACCCGGTGGGCGTGCTCGTGGCCTTTGGCCTCTTCAAGGTCGTGGCCGGCCTGTACTTCAGGACCCCCATGCCCATCCAGCCCATGAAGGCCATCGGGACCGTGGCCATCAGCCAGGCCGGCGCCATCACCCCGGGCGCCATCTGGGCCTCCGGCCTCTTCACGGGGATCCTCTGGCTGGTCATGGGGCTGACGGGCGCGGTGAGCTGGATCGCCCGACTCACGAGCCGCCCGGTCGTCCACGGACTCGTCCTGGGGCTGGGGCTCGCCTTCATGCTGGAAGGGCTCCGGCTCATGGCCGACGACTCCCTCATGGCGATCCTCGCCGTGAGCCTCACCTTCGTCCTGCTCTCGCGCGAGCGCGTCCCGGCCATGCTCATCCTCCTGCTCCTCGGCGCCGCCGTCGCCATCGCCCGGCAGCCCGGGCTGCTGGGCGAGCTGGGCAGCATGGCCTTTCGCTTCCAGCTGCCGCGCCTGGCGCTCGCACACCTGCGATGGGAGGACACCCTGACCGGAGTGTTCGTCCTCGGCCTGCCACAGGCCGCCCTGACGCTGGGCAACGCGATCATCACGACGGTCGAGGAGAACAACACCCTGTTCCCGGACCGGCGCATCACCGTCCGCCACGTCGCCGTCGACCACGGGCTCATGAATCTGCTGGGCACCTCGCTGGGCGGGGTCCCGATGTGCCACGGCGCCGGCGGCATGGCCGGCCACGTCCGCTTCGGCGCCCGCACGGGCGGCTCGCTGGTCATCCTCGGCGTCCTCGTGCTCTTCGTGGGCCTCTTCCTGGCGGACTCGGCCGCCACGCTGTTCAAGCTCTTCCCCTCCTCGGTGCTCGGCGCCATCCTCTTCTTCGCGGGGCTCGAGCTTGCGGCGGGCTCGCAGGGCGGCGGCGTCGACAGGAACGACCGCTACGTGTTCCTCGTCACGGCGGGCGTGTCCATGTGGAACATGGGCGCGGGGTACCTCGCCGGATTGCTCCTGTGGCACGCCATCCGGCGGGGCTGGTTGAGGGCGTGACCCTCTCTCTCGCCCGCGCGCGACCGGGGAGTCAGCGCAGTCGAGTCGGAGGCGGGGGCGGCCGGTAGCCGAGCATCCGGTCGTAGAGGTCGGTGCGGCGGTCGGAGAAGGGATCGGCCAGCTCCGTCCAGTGCCGGTAGCGGGCCTGGGCCAGGCCGTCAGACACCCAGGTAGAACTTCT contains:
- a CDS encoding LysR family transcriptional regulator — encoded protein: MEPKIKVWVTFEAVKFGDGRAALLDLIDSLGSISQAAARAGMSYRNLWGYLRELEAAAGFRFLERRRGGGPRGGTRLTGEGRAFLRRYRRFRRAMDLAATRHFRRSFPER
- a CDS encoding sulfate transporter, which gives rise to MRLWGNEYDLREAAGAFGDLGTLIPFLVGYLTISKLDPVGVLVAFGLFKVVAGLYFRTPMPIQPMKAIGTVAISQAGAITPGAIWASGLFTGILWLVMGLTGAVSWIARLTSRPVVHGLVLGLGLAFMLEGLRLMADDSLMAILAVSLTFVLLSRERVPAMLILLLLGAAVAIARQPGLLGELGSMAFRFQLPRLALAHLRWEDTLTGVFVLGLPQAALTLGNAIITTVEENNTLFPDRRITVRHVAVDHGLMNLLGTSLGGVPMCHGAGGMAGHVRFGARTGGSLVILGVLVLFVGLFLADSAATLFKLFPSSVLGAILFFAGLELAAGSQGGGVDRNDRYVFLVTAGVSMWNMGAGYLAGLLLWHAIRRGWLRA